A single region of the Pseudorhodoplanes sp. genome encodes:
- the pflA gene encoding pyruvate formate-lyase-activating protein codes for MSHLGYIEPGSRHDLRVGQSPDAPDESAIRGDEEGGAYGYVHSYETSSRYDGPGLRVVLFVSGCLLRCTYCHNPDTWHLKDGTYVASKDILGRLKTFAPALQALGGGITISGGEPMVQMAFTKGILAGAKEMGLHTAIETSGFLGDRIDDSFLSALDLALLDIKSSNPDIYRKVTGRDLAPTLRFAERLARIGKPTWVRFTLVPGHTDDPENVDGIARFVAPMRNVEWVEVQPFHQMGAFKWKAMHLDYAHSDTPTPTPDLINRVIGQFRAAGCNVR; via the coding sequence ATGTCGCATCTGGGTTATATCGAGCCTGGCAGCCGGCACGATCTGCGCGTCGGGCAATCCCCCGACGCGCCGGACGAAAGCGCAATCAGGGGTGATGAGGAAGGCGGTGCATACGGCTACGTGCACTCCTATGAAACTTCGTCGCGCTATGACGGTCCTGGTCTGCGAGTCGTCCTGTTTGTATCCGGCTGTCTTTTGCGCTGCACCTATTGCCACAACCCCGATACCTGGCATCTGAAGGACGGGACTTACGTCGCGTCAAAGGACATCCTTGGTCGGCTAAAGACTTTCGCGCCTGCATTGCAGGCGCTTGGCGGAGGGATCACGATCTCGGGTGGAGAGCCGATGGTTCAGATGGCCTTCACCAAGGGCATCCTCGCCGGCGCCAAGGAGATGGGTCTGCACACAGCCATCGAGACATCCGGCTTTCTTGGCGATCGCATCGATGACTCATTCCTGTCGGCGCTCGATCTTGCCTTGCTCGACATCAAGAGTTCGAACCCGGATATCTATCGCAAGGTCACCGGACGCGACCTCGCGCCGACGCTGCGGTTTGCCGAACGTCTGGCACGGATCGGCAAACCAACCTGGGTGAGATTCACGCTGGTCCCAGGCCATACCGACGATCCCGAAAATGTCGACGGGATCGCCCGGTTCGTTGCGCCCATGAGGAATGTCGAATGGGTGGAGGTGCAGCCGTTCCACCAGATGGGCGCCTTCAAGTGGAAAGCGATGCATCTCGACTACGCACATTCCGACACGCCGACTCCGACACCCGACCTGATCAATCGCGTGATTGGGCAATTCAGGGCTGCAGGCTGCAATGTTCGATGA
- the pflB gene encoding formate C-acetyltransferase, with protein MSMTAVKLPEKDSDAWRNFKVGDWCRKIDVRDFIVRNAAQYLGDETFLAPASERTQVVWARLQSHFQQERKKGVLAADGKTPSTMTAHKAGYIDRNNEVIVGLQTDEPFKRAIFPWGGLKMVEAGLKAAGFDPDPGVGETFTKYRKTHNDGVFDVYTPEILRCRKSGIITGLPDAYGRGRIIGDYRRVALYGVDRLIEAKRVEREQVNDMWPSDEIIRVREELAEQTRALEDLKKMGEIYGSDLSHPATDAQEAFQWTYFAYLGAIKEANGAAMSLGRVSTFLDIYIERDMREGTLDEAGAQELWDQLVQKLRIVRFLRTPEYDALFSGDPYWATECVGGMDLNGKALVTKSSYRMLHTLTNLGPAPEPNITVLWSKHLPENFKRYCVKVSKETSSLQYENDDLMRPYWGDDYAIACCVSAMRLGKQMQFFGARVNLAKALLYAINGGRDEISGVQVAPPTPPITSDILDFDEVWAKLDTTMEWLARTYVHAMNCIHYMHDKYFYERLEMALHDRDILRTMAFGIAGLSVVTDSLSAIKYGKVHVIRDDTGLAVDYKTEGKNLPQYGNNDDRVDSIAADLVSRFMQKVRKHPTYRNATHTQSVLTITSNVVYGKATGNTPDGRRKGEPFAPGANPMHGRDSHGWLASCLSVAKLPYGDSLDGISYTVSVAPQKAHLSEQELIDAAVKAFDVYFASGGFHMNLNVIDKEVLEDAMKNPDKYPQLTIRVSGYAVNFVRLTPEQQKDVISRTFHGQV; from the coding sequence ATGTCCATGACAGCAGTGAAGCTCCCGGAGAAGGACTCCGACGCGTGGCGAAACTTCAAAGTCGGCGACTGGTGCAGAAAAATCGATGTTCGAGACTTCATTGTCCGCAACGCAGCCCAGTATCTCGGGGATGAGACGTTTCTTGCGCCAGCCTCCGAGCGCACGCAGGTGGTCTGGGCCAGGCTCCAGTCCCATTTCCAGCAGGAACGCAAGAAGGGCGTTCTTGCTGCGGACGGCAAAACGCCGTCGACCATGACCGCTCACAAGGCCGGCTATATCGACAGGAACAACGAAGTAATTGTCGGGCTTCAGACCGACGAGCCGTTCAAGCGCGCCATATTTCCGTGGGGCGGCCTAAAGATGGTCGAGGCCGGTCTCAAGGCCGCGGGCTTCGATCCCGATCCTGGCGTCGGCGAGACGTTCACAAAGTACCGCAAGACGCACAATGACGGTGTCTTCGATGTCTATACGCCGGAAATCCTGCGATGCCGGAAGTCCGGCATCATCACGGGCCTGCCGGACGCCTATGGCCGCGGTCGCATCATCGGCGACTATCGCCGCGTCGCGCTGTACGGCGTCGACCGGCTGATCGAAGCCAAGCGCGTCGAGCGCGAGCAAGTCAACGACATGTGGCCTTCGGACGAGATCATCCGCGTGCGCGAGGAACTGGCCGAGCAGACCCGCGCCCTCGAAGACCTCAAGAAAATGGGAGAGATATACGGCTCTGACCTCTCCCATCCCGCGACGGACGCACAGGAAGCGTTTCAGTGGACCTATTTCGCCTATCTTGGCGCCATCAAGGAAGCGAACGGCGCAGCGATGTCGCTGGGACGCGTGTCGACCTTCCTTGACATCTACATCGAGCGCGACATGCGCGAGGGCACCCTCGACGAAGCCGGCGCGCAGGAATTGTGGGATCAGCTTGTGCAGAAGCTCCGGATTGTCCGCTTCCTGCGCACGCCCGAATACGACGCGCTGTTCAGCGGAGACCCTTATTGGGCAACCGAATGCGTCGGCGGCATGGATCTTAACGGCAAGGCGCTGGTGACAAAGAGCAGCTACCGCATGCTGCACACCCTGACCAATCTGGGACCGGCGCCGGAACCAAATATTACGGTCCTGTGGTCAAAACACCTGCCGGAGAATTTCAAGCGCTATTGCGTCAAGGTCAGCAAAGAGACCTCCTCGCTCCAGTACGAAAATGACGACTTGATGCGCCCTTACTGGGGTGACGACTACGCGATTGCGTGCTGCGTGTCAGCCATGCGCCTCGGCAAGCAGATGCAGTTTTTCGGGGCGCGCGTGAATCTCGCCAAGGCACTGCTTTACGCGATCAATGGCGGGCGCGACGAGATTTCCGGTGTGCAGGTTGCACCACCCACTCCGCCCATCACAAGCGACATCCTCGACTTCGACGAAGTCTGGGCGAAACTCGATACAACGATGGAGTGGCTCGCCAGGACCTACGTGCATGCGATGAACTGTATCCACTACATGCATGACAAGTATTTCTACGAGCGACTTGAGATGGCGCTGCACGACCGTGACATCCTGCGCACCATGGCTTTTGGCATCGCGGGCCTGTCTGTCGTTACAGACAGCCTCTCCGCGATCAAGTACGGCAAGGTGCATGTCATCCGTGACGATACCGGTCTCGCCGTCGACTACAAGACGGAAGGAAAGAACCTTCCGCAATATGGTAACAACGACGACCGGGTGGACTCGATCGCCGCCGATCTCGTGTCTCGGTTCATGCAGAAGGTCAGGAAACACCCGACGTACCGCAATGCCACACACACACAAAGCGTTCTGACGATCACTTCGAACGTCGTCTACGGCAAGGCAACAGGTAACACGCCGGATGGGCGGCGCAAGGGCGAGCCATTCGCGCCGGGCGCAAACCCGATGCATGGTCGCGACAGCCATGGCTGGCTCGCTTCATGCCTGTCGGTCGCCAAACTTCCTTACGGGGATTCGCTCGACGGCATCAGCTACACGGTGTCGGTCGCCCCGCAAAAGGCCCACCTTTCGGAACAGGAGCTCATCGACGCGGCCGTCAAAGCGTTCGACGTGTATTTCGCAAGTGGAGGTTTCCACATGAACCTCAACGTGATCGACAAGGAAGTGCTCGAGGACGCAATGAAGAATCCGGACAAATATCCGCAGCTGACAATCCGCGTGTCCGGATATGCCGTGAACTTCGTCCGTCTGACACCTGAGCAACAGAAGGATGTGATCAGCCGGACCTTCCACGGGCAGGTCTGA
- a CDS encoding TrkA C-terminal domain-containing protein — protein MLQMASEIIGTQPILALFLAIGVGYLVGQVSIGGFSLGVGAVLFVGLAIGAFAPKSQITGPISLTGLIMFLYGIGILYGRQFFEGMAGAEGRRYNLLALVAVVASLLVALGLGHAFGIKIGHTLGIFAGSMTSTATLQAALEVMHNSEPSIGYSIAYPFGVIGPILCIYFMTRKVQPKFPLKAQKFHMAEITLGATQASRTLSELGNELPDGVQVTMIRKGQESFVPKPDTMLNAGDAVLVIADQQRAIENAAAKIGHLDPGRVVSDRSSLDYIRVFVGKAGVVGIPLSKLPMPTGFPMHILHVRRYDADIVPTPDLMLEFGDRIGVLMPPERKQEVRHHFGDTVKAAAEFSYVSLGVGMVLGVLLGLIPIPIPGLGTVNLGIGGGPLIVALILGRLRRTGPILWTMPLPANIVLRNFGLSIFLAAVGINAGQPFVRTVTDAGLTMLFIGMAVLLTTMIIVLFVGHYLMKIPYDDLVGVASGATGNPAILVYSTRMAPTERPDVAYAMIFPSMTIVKVIAVQIIGLLFIAAPG, from the coding sequence ATGCTGCAAATGGCGAGTGAGATCATAGGAACCCAGCCGATCCTGGCTCTGTTTCTCGCCATCGGCGTCGGTTATCTGGTTGGCCAGGTCAGCATTGGCGGTTTTTCGCTCGGGGTCGGAGCCGTCTTGTTTGTAGGACTTGCTATTGGTGCATTTGCGCCGAAATCGCAAATCACCGGTCCAATCAGCCTGACCGGCCTCATCATGTTCCTTTATGGAATTGGCATTCTTTACGGCCGACAGTTCTTCGAAGGCATGGCTGGCGCGGAGGGCCGAAGATACAATTTGCTGGCGCTTGTCGCCGTCGTCGCGAGTCTTCTGGTTGCGCTCGGGCTGGGTCATGCTTTCGGAATTAAAATCGGCCACACCCTTGGCATCTTTGCCGGCTCGATGACCAGCACTGCCACGCTACAGGCGGCTCTTGAGGTGATGCACAACAGCGAACCATCGATCGGATATTCGATCGCCTATCCGTTTGGCGTCATCGGTCCGATCCTGTGCATTTACTTCATGACACGGAAGGTCCAGCCAAAGTTTCCGCTCAAGGCGCAGAAATTCCACATGGCGGAAATTACCCTTGGTGCCACGCAAGCCAGTCGAACGCTGAGTGAGCTCGGCAATGAGCTTCCAGATGGCGTCCAGGTCACAATGATCCGCAAGGGTCAGGAAAGCTTCGTTCCCAAGCCGGACACCATGCTAAATGCGGGCGACGCGGTTCTTGTGATCGCGGATCAGCAACGGGCAATCGAAAATGCGGCGGCCAAAATCGGCCATCTGGATCCGGGCCGCGTTGTGTCGGACCGTTCATCACTTGATTACATCCGCGTGTTTGTCGGGAAAGCAGGAGTGGTCGGAATTCCGCTCTCCAAACTGCCTATGCCGACCGGATTTCCGATGCATATCCTTCATGTGCGCCGCTATGACGCCGACATCGTACCGACCCCCGATCTGATGCTTGAATTCGGGGATCGCATCGGTGTGCTGATGCCACCGGAGCGGAAACAGGAGGTGCGGCACCACTTCGGAGATACCGTCAAGGCAGCAGCCGAATTCAGCTATGTGTCGCTTGGTGTCGGCATGGTGCTCGGCGTGTTGCTTGGACTGATCCCGATTCCTATACCCGGCCTGGGCACTGTCAACCTCGGCATTGGTGGCGGACCGCTCATTGTCGCACTCATCCTGGGCAGGTTGCGCCGCACCGGCCCGATATTGTGGACCATGCCCCTACCCGCGAACATTGTCCTTCGTAATTTCGGCCTTTCGATCTTCCTTGCGGCCGTTGGCATCAATGCGGGCCAGCCATTTGTGCGCACGGTCACCGATGCGGGCCTCACCATGCTCTTTATTGGCATGGCCGTGCTGCTCACGACGATGATCATCGTTCTTTTTGTCGGCCACTACCTCATGAAGATCCCCTACGACGACCTCGTCGGCGTCGCATCCGGCGCGACCGGCAATCCGGCTATTCTCGTGTATTCCACCCGCATGGCTCCGACCGAACGGCCGGACGTCGCCTACGCAATGATCTTTCCGTCGATGACCATTGTGAAAGTCATCGCGGTTCAGATCATCGGGCTTTTGTTCATTGCCGCCCCCGGCTGA
- a CDS encoding acetate/propionate family kinase — protein sequence MRTILVVNSGSSSVKFRVFSVDGEQSLRQIVKGDVDGIGVRPRLCASGADEEILVDQSYSATDIPDVTTAMRTAGQWLREIQRVSFDAIGHRVVHGGPRYDRPTLVTTTVLSDLERFIPLAPLHQPNNLAPIRILMERFPDMPQVACFDTAFHRGHDKVADCYAIPGSLYDEGVRRYGFHGLSYEYVVSRLREVMPEAAEGRIVIAHLGSGASMCAVSQGRSVESTMGFTALDGLPMGTRPGQLDPGVVLYLLTEKGMDAATAQDFLYKNCGLRGLSGISNDVRTLLESSEPGASLALEHFVYRVGLYAGMLAASLGGLDAFVFTAGIGERSAVLRERITQRLAWLGARLDAASNSDGALSISAPGSRVHVLVIPTNEELMIARHVLAAVSAGATQPHSAAAAS from the coding sequence ATCAGGACGATACTTGTGGTGAATTCTGGCTCGTCCAGCGTGAAGTTCCGCGTGTTCTCGGTCGACGGCGAGCAGTCACTTCGCCAGATCGTGAAGGGGGACGTTGACGGAATCGGCGTACGGCCCCGGCTGTGCGCCTCCGGCGCCGACGAGGAAATACTTGTCGACCAGTCCTATTCCGCAACCGACATCCCCGATGTCACCACCGCCATGCGCACCGCCGGCCAATGGCTGCGGGAAATACAGCGCGTGAGTTTCGATGCCATTGGACATCGGGTCGTCCACGGTGGACCGCGCTACGATCGCCCGACGCTGGTAACCACGACCGTACTCTCGGATCTGGAACGGTTTATCCCGCTGGCCCCATTGCATCAGCCGAACAATCTGGCGCCGATCCGAATCCTGATGGAGCGTTTCCCGGACATGCCGCAGGTCGCGTGCTTCGACACGGCGTTCCATCGCGGACATGACAAGGTGGCGGACTGCTACGCCATTCCCGGATCACTCTATGACGAGGGCGTGCGGCGCTACGGATTTCACGGACTCTCATACGAGTACGTTGTCAGCCGGCTGCGCGAAGTGATGCCCGAAGCAGCCGAGGGTCGCATCGTCATTGCGCATCTCGGTAGTGGCGCGTCAATGTGTGCGGTCTCGCAAGGCCGAAGCGTGGAAAGCACCATGGGATTCACCGCTCTCGACGGCCTGCCGATGGGCACCCGGCCCGGCCAGCTTGATCCGGGCGTTGTGCTTTATCTCCTTACCGAAAAGGGTATGGATGCTGCCACTGCTCAGGACTTCCTTTACAAAAATTGCGGTTTGAGGGGCCTGTCGGGCATCAGCAACGACGTTCGCACGCTTCTGGAAAGTTCGGAGCCTGGCGCATCGCTGGCACTCGAGCATTTTGTGTACAGGGTCGGCCTTTATGCCGGCATGCTCGCAGCGAGCCTTGGCGGACTCGACGCATTCGTTTTTACGGCCGGGATTGGCGAGCGATCCGCTGTCCTGCGGGAGCGTATCACGCAGCGGCTCGCATGGCTCGGTGCAAGGCTCGATGCCGCTTCGAACAGCGATGGCGCGCTGTCAATTTCCGCGCCGGGTAGTCGGGTGCATGTGCTTGTCATCCCCACCAACGAGGAACTGATGATCGCCCGGCACGTCCTTGCAGCAGTGTCAGCAGGCGCGACCCAGCCTCACAGCGCAGCAGCTGCGAGCTGA
- the ppk2 gene encoding polyphosphate kinase 2 produces MAKGATPKNNKMKRKDYEKALQKLQVKLCHLQDWVKEKGARIIIVFEGRDAAGKGGTIKAITEKVSPRVFRVEALPSPSDRQKTQMFIQRYIERFPAAGEIVIFDRSWYNRAGVEYVMGFCGDKEHHRFLQLCPEIEKHVVDAGIILIKVWLEVGKDEQERRFAARINDPLRQWKLSPMDIESYRRWYDYSRARDMMLKMTDSRHAPWYIVHSDDKRRARLNCIAHLLSIIPYKRIHKDKVRLPPRSNKNKYNDALKASGRKFVTQLY; encoded by the coding sequence ATGGCCAAAGGTGCCACTCCGAAGAACAACAAGATGAAACGCAAGGATTATGAAAAAGCGCTGCAGAAGCTCCAGGTCAAGCTTTGTCACTTGCAGGACTGGGTGAAGGAAAAAGGCGCCAGAATCATCATTGTTTTCGAAGGGCGAGACGCCGCCGGCAAAGGCGGAACGATCAAGGCCATCACCGAAAAGGTCAGTCCCCGCGTTTTCCGCGTCGAGGCCCTGCCCTCGCCGTCGGATCGACAGAAGACACAGATGTTCATTCAACGCTACATCGAGCGCTTCCCCGCAGCAGGCGAAATCGTCATATTCGATCGCAGCTGGTACAATCGCGCCGGCGTCGAATACGTGATGGGCTTTTGCGGCGACAAGGAGCATCACCGTTTTCTCCAGCTCTGCCCTGAGATTGAAAAGCACGTGGTCGATGCCGGCATCATCCTCATCAAGGTCTGGCTCGAGGTCGGCAAGGATGAACAGGAGCGGCGTTTTGCGGCGCGCATCAACGACCCTCTCCGCCAGTGGAAGCTCAGCCCCATGGATATTGAATCCTATCGCCGCTGGTACGACTATTCGCGCGCAAGAGACATGATGCTGAAGATGACCGACAGCAGACATGCTCCATGGTATATTGTTCACTCCGACGATAAACGCCGTGCGCGCCTCAACTGCATCGCGCATCTTCTCAGCATCATCCCTTACAAGAGGATACACAAGGACAAGGTCAGGCTTCCGCCCAGATCGAACAAGAACAAATACAATGATGCGCTGAAGGCGAGCGGCCGCAAGTTCGTCACGCAATTGTACTGA
- a CDS encoding formate/nitrite transporter family protein has protein sequence MPGPTKANDETLPQTITFETILPATMAARAEEGGIKRASMDSLTVFVLSVMAGAFIAFGAVLATTVGAGGLLIAPDSGGPISASLPYGLMRLLTGLAFSLGLIMVVVGGAELFTGNNMIVMAWANRKVTTGALLNNWLVAFAGNAIGTLAMAVMVFLSTQYTFGNGTVGLAALATANGKAALAFFPALILGLLCNALVCLAVWMCYCARTTIDRVVTVVPPITAFVASGFEHSIANIYFIPVGLLIKSGAPESFWTSIGKTPADFPALTWDGFFSNLIPVTIGNIIGGSVFVAAVYWFVYLRKKAT, from the coding sequence ATGCCCGGCCCGACCAAAGCAAACGACGAAACGCTGCCGCAGACCATAACCTTCGAAACCATCCTGCCGGCCACCATGGCTGCCCGCGCAGAAGAAGGCGGCATCAAGCGGGCCTCAATGGATTCCCTGACGGTCTTCGTGCTCAGCGTCATGGCCGGCGCCTTCATCGCGTTTGGGGCTGTTCTTGCCACAACAGTCGGCGCGGGAGGCCTCCTGATCGCGCCCGATTCCGGCGGACCAATTTCGGCATCGTTGCCTTATGGCCTCATGCGTCTTTTGACGGGTCTGGCCTTTTCCCTGGGTCTGATCATGGTTGTGGTCGGAGGAGCCGAACTCTTTACCGGCAACAACATGATTGTCATGGCCTGGGCGAATCGCAAGGTGACGACCGGGGCGCTTCTGAACAACTGGCTCGTAGCCTTCGCAGGAAATGCGATCGGCACGCTCGCCATGGCCGTTATGGTATTTCTGAGCACACAGTATACGTTCGGAAACGGAACCGTTGGCCTTGCGGCTCTCGCGACCGCTAACGGCAAGGCTGCGCTCGCGTTCTTTCCCGCACTCATTCTCGGCCTTCTGTGCAATGCCTTGGTCTGCCTGGCGGTCTGGATGTGCTACTGCGCCAGAACCACAATAGACCGCGTCGTCACCGTCGTCCCACCCATCACGGCATTTGTTGCATCCGGTTTCGAACACAGCATCGCGAATATCTATTTCATTCCGGTCGGCCTTCTGATCAAGTCCGGCGCGCCTGAGTCATTCTGGACATCAATCGGGAAGACGCCAGCCGATTTCCCAGCCCTGACCTGGGACGGTTTTTTCAGCAATCTCATCCCAGTGACTATTGGTAACATCATTGGTGGATCTGTATTTGTCGCCGCCGTCTACTGGTTCGTTTATCTGCGAAAAAAAGCGACATGA
- a CDS encoding SulP family inorganic anion transporter translates to MMSTAALRKTLGSLSVLSWLRDYKAAWIGRDAIAGLTLAAYAIPVSLAYANLAGLPPQVGIYGYLLGGLGYALLGSSRHLAVGPTSAISLMIAASVGMMAAGDAQRYAEIAALTAFVVAGLSLLAWSLRLSMLVLLISDSVLVGFKIGAGLTIAMTQLPSLMGVAGGGHNFVERLVALAGQLDDIRIAVLAIGLMALMLLMLGERILPGRPIALGIVALAILTATQLDLAASGVPVTGLIPSGLPALSGPALRPSDIEGIVPLAAGCLLLAYVEGISAARTFAAKHGYEIDPRQEFLGLGAANLAAALGQGYPVAGGLSQSAVNDKAGARSQAALLFASVALGICLFFLTGLLENLPKTVLAAIVLTAILGLFDFGKLAHMWRVSSLDFYAALIALVAVLLFGILQGIMLAAFCSILLLLFRVSRPHVAFLGRIPGTRSYSDMARHPENEELAGVIAFRPEASLIYVNADAVYTAVCERLKALDPSNIRLVICDLSASPFIDLAGSQMLHRLEACLRPNDVPLRIVGAHGYVRDFLRSDGLSGKVAGIGRQLTLARLLDDFESERR, encoded by the coding sequence ATGATGAGCACTGCGGCCCTGCGGAAGACCCTGGGATCCCTCTCGGTTCTGTCGTGGCTGCGTGACTACAAGGCGGCGTGGATCGGTCGCGATGCGATTGCGGGCTTGACGCTGGCCGCCTATGCCATCCCGGTGTCATTGGCCTATGCCAACCTCGCCGGCCTGCCGCCGCAGGTCGGCATCTATGGCTATCTGCTCGGCGGGCTGGGCTATGCCCTGCTCGGCTCGTCGCGGCACCTTGCTGTCGGCCCGACATCGGCAATCTCTCTCATGATCGCGGCCAGTGTCGGGATGATGGCCGCAGGCGACGCTCAGCGCTATGCCGAAATTGCTGCCCTCACCGCTTTCGTCGTTGCAGGCCTGTCTCTGCTCGCCTGGAGCTTGCGTCTCAGCATGCTTGTGCTGCTGATCAGCGACAGCGTGCTGGTTGGCTTCAAGATCGGCGCTGGCTTGACCATCGCCATGACGCAGCTGCCCAGCCTGATGGGCGTGGCGGGCGGCGGGCATAACTTTGTCGAACGCTTGGTGGCGCTCGCCGGGCAACTGGACGACATCAGGATTGCGGTCCTGGCCATTGGCCTCATGGCGTTGATGTTGCTCATGTTGGGCGAACGCATCCTGCCTGGTCGGCCGATCGCGCTCGGAATTGTCGCTTTGGCTATTCTCACGGCGACCCAGCTCGATCTGGCCGCCTCTGGTGTTCCCGTGACCGGCCTCATTCCCTCCGGACTGCCCGCGCTGTCAGGCCCGGCGCTGCGACCATCCGACATCGAGGGCATTGTCCCGCTCGCCGCCGGCTGCCTGCTGCTCGCCTATGTCGAGGGAATATCGGCCGCGCGAACCTTCGCTGCGAAGCATGGCTATGAAATTGATCCGCGCCAGGAATTCCTTGGCCTCGGCGCGGCGAATCTCGCCGCTGCCCTCGGGCAGGGTTATCCCGTGGCCGGGGGCCTGTCGCAATCCGCCGTCAACGACAAAGCCGGCGCGCGCAGCCAGGCCGCGCTGTTATTCGCCTCGGTCGCGCTTGGAATATGTCTTTTTTTTCTCACTGGCCTTCTGGAGAACCTGCCCAAGACCGTACTCGCGGCCATCGTGCTGACGGCCATCTTGGGCCTGTTCGATTTCGGCAAGCTGGCGCATATGTGGCGCGTCAGCAGTCTGGACTTTTATGCTGCACTTATCGCGCTCGTTGCGGTGCTTTTGTTTGGAATCCTGCAGGGAATCATGCTGGCCGCCTTCTGCAGCATTCTGCTGCTGCTCTTTCGCGTATCGCGTCCACATGTTGCATTCCTTGGAAGAATTCCCGGAACGAGAAGCTATTCCGACATGGCCCGCCATCCGGAAAACGAGGAACTGGCCGGTGTAATCGCCTTCCGTCCGGAAGCATCGCTGATCTACGTCAATGCAGACGCGGTGTACACTGCCGTGTGCGAGCGATTGAAAGCTCTCGATCCGTCAAATATCCGTCTCGTTATCTGCGACTTGTCTGCTTCCCCCTTCATCGATCTGGCCGGATCGCAAATGCTGCACAGGCTTGAGGCCTGTCTCCGTCCAAATGACGTCCCGCTGCGCATCGTCGGCGCGCACGGATATGTGCGGGACTTTCTCAGATCCGACGGGTTGAGCGGAAAGGTTGCCGGCATTGGGCGCCAACTGACCCTGGCCCGTCTGCTCGACGACTTCGAAAGCGAGCGCAGGTAG
- a CDS encoding phosphate acetyltransferase has translation MAVTPIDQTSRPPHAKYERLISAATTVPSAATVVVHPCDETSLRGAIEAAEANLIRPILVGPVARISKVARDSGIDIGQFEMIDSPYSEAAAAAAVELVRAGKAELIMKGSLHTDELMRAITSSSHGLRTARRISHVFVMDAPTHKDTLFVTDAAINIAPDLDVKRDIVQNAIDLFTQIGLGTPRVAILSAVETVTSKIPSTIDAAALCKMADRGQITGGILDGPLAFDNAIDEEAARIKGIKSEVAGRAQILVVPNLEAGNMLAKNLIFLSQADAAGIVLGARVPVILTSRADNVRARMASCAIASLYADARRRNTVLPAA, from the coding sequence ATGGCAGTCACTCCCATCGACCAGACCAGTCGCCCTCCACATGCAAAATATGAACGGTTGATATCAGCTGCGACCACCGTTCCCTCGGCCGCAACTGTTGTCGTTCACCCCTGCGATGAAACCTCGCTGCGCGGCGCGATTGAGGCGGCGGAAGCAAATCTCATCCGGCCAATTCTGGTCGGCCCGGTCGCGCGCATATCCAAGGTGGCGCGGGATTCTGGCATCGACATCGGACAATTTGAAATGATCGATTCGCCGTACAGCGAGGCGGCAGCCGCAGCCGCCGTCGAACTCGTTCGAGCAGGCAAGGCCGAGCTGATTATGAAGGGCAGCCTGCACACTGATGAATTGATGCGCGCAATCACGTCCTCCTCGCACGGCCTGCGGACGGCGCGGCGCATCAGCCATGTCTTCGTGATGGACGCCCCAACGCACAAGGACACATTGTTCGTCACCGACGCCGCGATCAACATCGCGCCGGACCTCGATGTCAAGCGCGACATCGTCCAGAATGCAATTGATCTCTTCACTCAGATTGGCCTGGGAACGCCAAGGGTTGCGATTTTGTCGGCAGTCGAAACCGTCACCTCGAAAATACCATCGACTATCGATGCCGCCGCGCTCTGCAAGATGGCCGACCGTGGGCAGATCACCGGCGGCATTCTGGACGGCCCCCTTGCATTCGACAACGCGATCGACGAGGAAGCAGCGAGGATAAAGGGCATCAAGTCCGAAGTCGCAGGCCGCGCCCAGATTCTCGTCGTTCCCAACCTTGAGGCTGGGAATATGCTGGCGAAGAACCTGATCTTCCTGTCGCAAGCGGACGCCGCGGGCATCGTGCTGGGCGCGCGCGTGCCAGTCATCCTGACATCCCGCGCCGACAATGTCCGCGCACGCATGGCGTCCTGTGCAATCGCGTCACTCTACGCGGATGCACGCCGGCGCAACACGGTATTGCCCGCGGCATGA